Sequence from the Sinorhizobium meliloti genome:
GCCCCGGAGAACCGTGTTCCGATATAAGCGCTGTGCCGATTTCGATAGAACAAGTCGTCCGCCTTTAAAATGAAGTTCTCCTCTAGGTCGATGAGGACGAAGTCTGCGTCCGCGCCGGGAACCAGGTTGCCCTTTTGGTCATCGAAACCGAACAGCCGGGCCGGCGCCGCAGCCATCATGCGCACGAGTTCGACGAGGCTTAGGTTGCGCTTGCACACCCCTTCCGTCAGCATGGCGGGTAAGCTGGATTGGAGACCGGAAATGCCGCCCCAAGCAGCAAAGATATCCTTCTCGCCGACCGTCTTCTCCTCCAATAGGCAAGGTGAATGGTCTGAGGCGATGACGTCAATCTCACCTGCCAGAACCCGCTCCCAAAGAGCCTCCTTCTCATCGGCCCGGCGCAACGGCGGCGCACATTTGGCGACTGGTCCAAGGCGAACTAGATCCTCACTGTCGAAGACGAGATAATGGGGGCATGTTTCAGCGGTAACATTGATCCCCTTGCTCTTTGCACGACTAATCCGGTCGACTCCCGCAGCGCAGGAGACGTGCACGATGTGGAGCCTTGCTCCCGTTGCACCGGCCAGCGCTATCGCTTCATCTATGGCCGCGAGTTCGGCTTCTATCGGCCGGGCCTCGCCCCAAGCGTCCGGATCTCGGCGCCCCTTTGCCCGCAAGCCGGCGGTTAGGCTCAGCGTCATAGCTTCGTCTTCAGCATGCACGGCAACGAAGGAGCCAAGGTTGGCAATACGCCTCATTCCTTCCCCGAGGATGCGGGCATCCGAACGGGCGAAATCAGTTGCTGTGACCATGAACGCCTTGAAGCCGACCACCCCACCACGCCTGAGATCAGCAAGGTCATCCAGGTTGTCGTCGACCAGTCCTCCCCAGAGGGCATAGTCGATATGGCTTTGTTTGGCGGCTGCCTTCTTCATGACGAGTGCAGCGGCGTCGATAGTGGCCGGCTGGGCGTTCAGTGGCATTTCCACAAAGGTCGTGATGCCACCCGCAGCGGCCGCTCGGCTTCCGGTCTCGAAGCCCTCCCAATGACCGCGTCCGGGCTCGGAAAAATGCACATGGGCGTCGACCAGTCCGGGAAGCAACAGCAGACCGCTGGCGTCGATAATCTGCCGGGCGGCGATGTCCCGTTGGCCTACCACCAACTCATCGATTCGGCCGTTCGACACACTGATCCCACCGTCGAACGTGCGCTCCTCAGTAACGACCGTGGCATTGCGGACAAAGAGGTCGCACATAGCTGTACCTTGGAAAGTGGT
This genomic interval carries:
- the allB gene encoding allantoinase AllB, producing the protein MSSSNFERKRPVARDRKGNPSIDAMTTFQGTAMCDLFVRNATVVTEERTFDGGISVSNGRIDELVVGQRDIAARQIIDASGLLLLPGLVDAHVHFSEPGRGHWEGFETGSRAAAAGGITTFVEMPLNAQPATIDAAALVMKKAAAKQSHIDYALWGGLVDDNLDDLADLRRGGVVGFKAFMVTATDFARSDARILGEGMRRIANLGSFVAVHAEDEAMTLSLTAGLRAKGRRDPDAWGEARPIEAELAAIDEAIALAGATGARLHIVHVSCAAGVDRISRAKSKGINVTAETCPHYLVFDSEDLVRLGPVAKCAPPLRRADEKEALWERVLAGEIDVIASDHSPCLLEEKTVGEKDIFAAWGGISGLQSSLPAMLTEGVCKRNLSLVELVRMMAAAPARLFGFDDQKGNLVPGADADFVLIDLEENFILKADDLFYRNRHSAYIGTRFSGAVKKTVSRGQIIYDDGRIVGPVGHGRCLLSSDLPPEQFPEMGP